The Mangifera indica cultivar Alphonso chromosome 8, CATAS_Mindica_2.1, whole genome shotgun sequence genome has a window encoding:
- the LOC123224145 gene encoding scarecrow-like protein 6 encodes MKAMPLAFEGFQGKGPLDFSSSSSSDSLASPHQQQQQQQQRKQQQNWLNNNKEGWCYVGSEPTSVLDSRRSPSPPTSSSTLSSSLGGNNNGGGGGIASTDTTGVTAAAYVLGNPEKCGLGVEDWEVVLPGSPSQEPSIVRLIMGDMDDPSLGLNKILHTGGLSHQDMDFNAGFGVVDQASFAFDPNIDTSLQVADFTHNVQANNARVGSVPNPNHIFSASATNQLPVPPLAPTVSQQQQPPPMESLEEKPQIFNPQLMIHQNQAQFTQNPAVYFSLSYPQLQEHHLLSAPPPKRVNLGPNNQAPKVAFPDLGQQELFLRRQQQLQMLQQQPSQTMGVSVTATKQKMVNDELANQQFQEEIIDQVFKAAELIETGNPVLAQGILARLNHQLSPIGKPFQRAAFYFKEALQFLLHMNTTNSSTFSAYNVIFKISAYKSFSEVSPILQFANFTCNQVLLEASEGFDRIHIIDFDIGYGGQWASLMQELVLRSQGPPSLKITAFASPSSHDELELCFTQENLKHFASEINIPFEIEILSLESINSASCPLPLHVLENEAIAVNLPIASFSNYPATLPLVLHFVKQLSPKIVVSLDKGCDRADVPFPHHIIHALQSYSGLLESLDAVNMNFDTQQKIERFLLHPCIEKLVLGRHRAPECLPPWRGLFVQSGFSPLTFSNFTESQADCLVQRTLARGFHVEKRQSSLVLCWQRKELISASAWRC; translated from the coding sequence ATGAAGGCCATGCCCTTAGCCTTTGAGGGGTTTCAAGGGAAGGGGCCTTTAGatttctcttcttcatcttcttcagatTCGCTAGCTTCACCACATCAACAGcaacaacagcagcagcagcgaaaacaacaacaaaactgGCTCAACAACAACAAAGAAGGTTGGTGCTATGTGGGCAGTGAGCCCACATCTGTGCTCGATAGTAGAAGAAGTCCAAGCCCGCCCACATCTTCCTCAACACTGTCTTCGTCTCTCGGCGGTAATAACAACGGCGGTGGTGGAGGCATTGCCTCCACCGACACCACCGGCGTGACTGCAGCGGCTTATGTCTTGGGCAACCCAGAAAAATGTGGGTTGGGAGTGGAAGATTGGGAGGTTGTGTTGCCTGGTTCACCTAGTCAAGAACCATCCATTGTGAGGCTAATTATGGGTGATATGGATGACCCTTCTTTAGGATTGAACAAGATTTTGCATACTGGAGGTCTGTCTCATCAAGATATGGACTTTAATGCGGGTTTTGGTGTTGTCGATCAAGCAAGTTTTGCTTTTGACCCTAATATTGATACTTCTTTACAAGTCGCTGATTTTACTCATAACGTTCAAGCCAACAATGCAAGAGTTGGTTCGGTTCCAAAtccaaatcatattttctcaGCTTCAGCTACAAATCAATTGCCTGTTCCACCTCTTGCTCCGACCGTTTCTCAGCAGCAACAACCACCACCAATGGAATCTCTGGAAGAGAAGCCTCAGATATTCAATCCTCAGTTGATGATCCACCAAAATCAAGCTCAGTTTACGCAGAATCCAGCTGTATACTTTTCGCTGTCCTACCCTCAATTGCAAGAGCATCATCTTTTATCTGCACCACCACCGAAGCGGGTTAATTTGGGACCAAATAATCAGGCTCCAAAAGTAGCGTTTCCGGATTTGGGTCAACAGGAGCTCTTTCTTCGGCGACAGCAGCAGCTTCAAATGCTTCAGCAACAACCAAGTCAAACAATGGGAGTTTCAGTGACAGCAACGAAGCAAAAGATGGTGAACGATGAATTGGCTAACCAGCAGTTTCAGGAGGAAATAATTGACCAGGTTTTCAAGGCGGCAGAGCTGATCGAAACTGGTAATCCTGTACTCGCGCAAGGGATATTGGCGCGGCTCAATCACCAGCTCTCACCTATTGGTAAGCCTTTTCAAAGGGCTGCTTTTTACTTCAAAGAGGCCTTGCAATTTCTTCTCCATATGAATACCACTaattcttcaactttttctGCTTATAACGTAATTTTCAAGATTAGTGCTTATAAATCTTTCTCCGAAGTCTCGCCCATTCTTCAGTTTGCTAATTTCACTTGCAACCAAGTTCTTCTTGAAGCCTCTGAAGGGTTTGACAGAATCCACATTATAGATTTCGATATTGGGTATGGTGGTCAGTGGGCTTCTCTGATGCAAGAGCTTGTTCTTCGAAGTCAGGGTCCACCGTCGCTTAAAATTACAGCATTTGCATCTCCCTCCTCACATGATGAGCTAGAGCTTTGTTTCACCCAAGAAAACCTCAAACACTTTGCCAGTGAAATCAATATACCTTTTGAGATAGAAATTTTAAGCCTTGAATCCATAAATTCTGCTTCTTGTCCTCTGCCTCTTCATGTTCTGGAAAACGAAGCAATTGCTGTGAATCTCCCAATCGCATCCTTTTCTAATTACCCCGCCACCCTTCCTTTGGTCCTTCATTTTGTGAAGCAACTCTCTCCCAAGATTGTTGTTTCTTTGGATAAAGGCTGCGATCGAGCAGATGTTCCTTTCCCACACCATATAATTCACGCTCTTCAATCTTATTCTGGCCTGCTTGAATCACTTGATGCTGTCAATATGAATTTTGATACCCAGCAAAAGATTGAGAGGTTCTTGCTTCACCCTTGTATTGAGAAACTTGTACTGGGTCGCCACCGAGCGCCTGAGTGTTTGCCTCCTTGGAGAGGTCTGTTTGTGCAATCTGGTTTCTCTCCATTGACATTTAGTAACTTCACCGAGTCCCAAGCTGATTGTTTGGTGCAACGGACTCTGGCTCGGGGTTTTCATGTTGAGAAGAGACAGTCTTCGCTTGTTCTCTGTTGGCAGCGGAAGGAGCTCATCTCAGCTTCGGCATGGAGGTGCTAA